The sequence AGGCTGAAGAGCCATTTGATCTGATCGTTGTAGAGAAGGGTCGTGGGCCAAGGGTCGGCCTTGTCGACGAGCTGGCGGTTGCGTATCGGCTCCAGGCGCTCGCTGAAATTGAGCTCGTTTTGCATGAGTTTGCGGAACCGCGGCGAATGCTCCTCGAGGTTCATGCTGGCCACCAGGTCGAGCAGCTCCTGGGTCGTTTTCTCGGTTTTGGCGATGCGGTTCCTGTACTCCTCGACGCCGGCGGGCACTTCGGCGGCAGTGCGATGGTGGGTGGTGGTGGCCCAAACGCCGCCGCTTTCATGGGTCCAGGCGTCGCCGAGCTTGATCATTTGGATCAGGAGCTGACTCACCTTGCCGAAGTTTTCGAGCTCGCTGCTCTTCTTCCAGCTTTGAAATACGAGGATGCCACCGAGAAACAGCGAGAGCGAGGCGGCGATAGCGTTGAGCGCTATTATCTTAGCTTTGATCGACATGGTCGTGGGCTTTGAAGCTATGGGGTAGGGTTTAGGCGCGCCGCTCCCAGCGAGCGAGCAGCTCCCTATAGTAGTCGACCAAAGCCGGGACCGAATTCAGGGGCTCGAACCATTTTACCCGCTTTTAGCCACGGAAAATTAGGTGCGCGTTCACTCGATGACATCCACCTGGACGCTATCGAGGCTTCGGATGTCGGAAACGCGGACCTTGGGCGGCGTGGGTCCCTAGCTCGGGCGCTCGATGGAGAAGAGGCCTTGGTAGCTGATGTAGCCATCCGGACCGTGCATGCGGCCGATGATATCCATCTTCTCGGTCAGAACGCGTTGGCTGGAAGGGTCGATGAACTCGTCAGCTACGTAGACCCGCTTGACCAATCCGACGATGAGTCGATTGCCGCCGATCTCCTGAATGGAGTGGGTCTCGCACTCGAGGGCCGCTGGCGCCAGGGCGATGCGGGGTGGAGCGACGCTTTGGGAGGGAGCGGTCTCGAGGCCCACGATCTTGAGCTCGTCCACCTCGCGGGGATGGGAGGCGGAGGTGGCCACCATTTTTTCCGCTGTCGAGCGATTGGCCAAATTCACCACGAACTCGCCGGTCGCTCGAATGTTAAGCACCGTGTCCTTAGGCTCGCCGGTGTCGGGACGATTGCCGATGCCTAGGACAACCAGAGGTGGCTTGGAGCCGAAAACGTTGAAGAAGCTGAACGGGGCGGCGTTGAGGGCTCCGCTCTGACCGAGGGTCGTCACCCAGGCGATGGGACGAGGAACCACGAGGCTGGTGAGCAGCTTGTACCGTTCGGCGGGAGCGAGCGAAGGCAGGTCGATTTCCATGAGCGGGATTGGAAACCGGTCCTGCCGCGGGGAGCAAACGCAAACGAGGCCGCGACCCGTACGAGCGGATCGCGGCCTCTTTATGTCGTTTGAGAAAGTTAGGAAATGCTGGTCCCGGTCTGCCCGTCTAGGCGAAGGAGCTGAGGATCTGGCCTACGGGGGCTCCGCGATCGATGACGCCCTTGTTTCCGTAGCTCAGCTTGGGAGCGTAGGGATTGTGAAGCTTTTTGCGGGCTGCCTTGGCCAAGGTGTCCCGAGAGATGTTTATGCTCTGCTTGGGAGCTTCCCGCACAGGATATTGTACCTGCGGGCGACGCGTGAAATTGAACTGCTGGCTGAACGATTCTGGTGTAACGGATTTGGCGGTTTCAAACGACATGCCCGGAATTTAGCAAAGTTTTAGCAATTCGGCAATAGAGTGAAGCGCTCAAATTAGCAGGTTTTTTACGCGAGGACCGGTGTGTTAAGTAGTTGAACTCAAGGAACTAGGACACGTTTGAGCGCTGGCGCTCAGGCGCATGGAGGAGAAGCTCTATCAGAACGCTTTATGGGCTAAGAAAACGCGGCTTATGGGCGACGGCTTGGGCCGAAAGTCTAAGGTTGTGGGGCGTTTTTTAAGTCCGTTTTCCAATTTTTGGGGTTTTGGGAGTGTTCGGTCAGGTGCCCTAGAGCTGCGCGTGGCGTCGGCATTTGAGGCGTGACCGCTCGCTCTTGCTGAGCTCCCGTAGCCGAGCGTGTTGTCGTAACCTAGGCTTGCTCCCTGCGGTAGCGATCGGTTGGTTGGTAGTTGTCCCTAGCCTCCGATCTGCGCGCTCGTCCCGGTACGCGGCAATGCCTCTTGCTTCGCGAGATCGAGGGCTGTTGTTACCCTAGACCGCAGCTTCGCAGTTTCTGTGAACCGATCCTCCTCTGCCGATGTATGTATTCCGAAAGATAAAGTCCTCTCTATTGGAGAGCTTTTCGATTGTCCTAATGCTAGCGTTGGCCAGCGGGGCCATTCTTATATCAACGTTCGTTCTATATACCGTTTTGTTCAAGACGCATCCGGTGGAGGATGCTTCGCGGTTCGTGCGCTTGAGCGCCTCGACCGGGGATGGAGGGGTTAGCTACCCGGTGTACCAAACGCTGGAGCGGGAAAACGATTCCTTCGAGGAGTTGATCCAATACATGGCGCTAAGCGATTTTTTGATGGGGCGCGATGGACACTCGACAGTGATCAATGGGGCCTCGGTTTCGGGAAACTTCTTTTCCACATTGGGTGTTAGACCGGTGGTGGGGAGGCTGATCCAGCCTTCGGATATCAATAGGTCTTCCGATAAAGTCGTAGTCCTTGGCGAGTCTGTTTGGCGACGCGAGTTCGCGGCGGATGTCACCTTGCTGGGCGAGTCGATCACGCTGAACGGCGTCCCGTATGTAGTGGTGGGTATCGCGCCATCATCGTTTTCCGGTTTGGACAATCTAGCGCCGCAGGACTTCTGGTTCGGAGCCGAACACATCATTGAAACCTGGCAAATCGAAAACCGGAACTGGCCGAAGTTTATAACCTGGGGCGTGCTCAAGGAAGGCGTGACCGCCGATCAGGCGCTGCAGGACCTTTTGCAGCTTTCGGCTCGGATTCGGGAGGAGCATCCAAACGACGGGCCGAGTCGGGACTTCGATCTCTTGGACGGCATCGAAGCGAATCAATTCGGCGAGAGGGCGATGATAACCAAGACGGTGTTATTGATACTCGGGTTGATGTCGCTGCTGCTCCTGGTCGCTTTGTTCAACGTCGCCAATTTGGTTGCGGTGAGAGTGAAGTCACGCCTGCACGAGTACTCGATATTTTTGGCGCTGGGGGCGAATCGTGGCTGGGTGACGCGGCGTCTCTTTCTTGAAAACTCGGTCCTCGGCTACCTTGGCTTGGTTATCGGTTTTTTGGTCGCGGCAGGGTTTCTTTACTTATATAAGTCTCATCTCCCGGGAGCCAAAACGGTAGATGCTCTTAGCCTGCTCGGAGACGGATTGCTGCTGCCGGTGTTGATTGTAGTGCCGCTGCTGTACGCTGGTTTCATCAGCGTGGGTGGATTCGTAGCAGTTTCGAAGATTAATATAAACCAGGGGCTGAGGCTTGGGACGCGCGGGACGAAGCAGTTTTTCGGAAGGAAGCTTTTCGTGTGTTTTCAGGTGGCGCTATCCGTGGCAATCGTCACGGTCTGCAGCTGGTTTATCGAGTCGCTGCGCAACGCTCATAACATGGATTATGGCTTTGAGGCTGAGAACCTCGTGTTGCTTTCGGTAAACTATAAATTGAGAGGGCCGCAATTTCAGAGTGCCTATCTCGTTATCCGCGAGCACAGGAGGTTGAAGGAAAGCCTAGAAACGCTTCCCGAGGTGGAGTCGGTGGGGATCGGCGAGTCAATGCCGCTGCGTCACACTAGAGCGACGAAAGTGGACGTCGATGGCTTCGACTTTCGAACCGAACCCGACGAGTGCCGCGCCCGGGCTCTCTATGTGGGGCCTGATTTCTTCGAAGTAATGGGAGTCTCTATCGTCGAGGGGCGCGATATACGATTTGAAGAAATGGATTATCCCATGACGAAGTCGCTCGTGAACGAGGCCTTTGTCGAACGGTATTGGCCGGGGCAAGTGGCGGTGGGGCGCGTTTTCAAGCCTTACCTGAACGGTCCCGACGTTGAAGTGGTAGGTGTCTGCTCGGACTTCAACCCGGAGCTAGGCCATCCGATCGAGCCGGCTGTTTTCACCGCTTTTGCCCAAGCCGATTTGGTATTTCACATAAAGACCAACATCCGTACTGAGATGGCTAAGGTGGCGATCATGCGCATGCTGGAGGAAAAGGAGCCGGG is a genomic window of Pelagicoccus sp. SDUM812003 containing:
- a CDS encoding ABC transporter permease, coding for MLALASGAILISTFVLYTVLFKTHPVEDASRFVRLSASTGDGGVSYPVYQTLERENDSFEELIQYMALSDFLMGRDGHSTVINGASVSGNFFSTLGVRPVVGRLIQPSDINRSSDKVVVLGESVWRREFAADVTLLGESITLNGVPYVVVGIAPSSFSGLDNLAPQDFWFGAEHIIETWQIENRNWPKFITWGVLKEGVTADQALQDLLQLSARIREEHPNDGPSRDFDLLDGIEANQFGERAMITKTVLLILGLMSLLLLVALFNVANLVAVRVKSRLHEYSIFLALGANRGWVTRRLFLENSVLGYLGLVIGFLVAAGFLYLYKSHLPGAKTVDALSLLGDGLLLPVLIVVPLLYAGFISVGGFVAVSKININQGLRLGTRGTKQFFGRKLFVCFQVALSVAIVTVCSWFIESLRNAHNMDYGFEAENLVLLSVNYKLRGPQFQSAYLVIREHRRLKESLETLPEVESVGIGESMPLRHTRATKVDVDGFDFRTEPDECRARALYVGPDFFEVMGVSIVEGRDIRFEEMDYPMTKSLVNEAFVERYWPGQVAVGRVFKPYLNGPDVEVVGVCSDFNPELGHPIEPAVFTAFAQADLVFHIKTNIRTEMAKVAIMRMLEEKEPGLPMVEIVTLEESFDDTFAAMKLSALIAGFIAVLALFIAGYGLFALMFHLLRDHRNEIGIRMAIGANRGRILSWTMKECGVPVVWGLGLGLGVVLLLYGKVSDLLFAVDRFDFGPLASVVFVLVAVAIVSMIGPALRAASRQPIDNLREAVK
- a CDS encoding flavin reductase family protein; its protein translation is MEIDLPSLAPAERYKLLTSLVVPRPIAWVTTLGQSGALNAAPFSFFNVFGSKPPLVVLGIGNRPDTGEPKDTVLNIRATGEFVVNLANRSTAEKMVATSASHPREVDELKIVGLETAPSQSVAPPRIALAPAALECETHSIQEIGGNRLIVGLVKRVYVADEFIDPSSQRVLTEKMDIIGRMHGPDGYISYQGLFSIERPS